A region from the Halobacillus mangrovi genome encodes:
- a CDS encoding lipoate--protein ligase family protein, with protein MQMETWYFVDSGHCTPAINMALDEALMKWHRQGNIPPVLRFYGWAPAGLSVGYFQKVTGKIDLEGVKRHGYELVRRQTGGRAVLHDKELTYSVIVSEDHPAMPASVKDAYLVISRGLLEGFRELGIQADFAVPEGKLDVTNSAVCFEEPSWYELIVDGKKAAGSAQTRKKGIILQHGSIPIDVDDVKLFDMFIYKNERVKERARRAFGDKAVAINQIVEQNVSFEDTKAAFKKGFEKGLEVNLEPLELSEAQWNEVEQIARERYGTDEWNFSR; from the coding sequence TTGCAAATGGAAACATGGTACTTTGTCGATTCTGGCCATTGTACACCAGCGATCAATATGGCGCTGGATGAAGCATTGATGAAATGGCATCGTCAAGGAAACATACCACCTGTGCTTCGATTTTACGGTTGGGCCCCTGCAGGGCTGTCCGTTGGATATTTTCAAAAAGTAACAGGAAAAATTGACTTAGAAGGTGTCAAACGACATGGGTATGAGCTTGTTCGCCGACAAACAGGAGGACGAGCTGTTCTGCATGACAAAGAACTCACATATAGTGTCATAGTTTCAGAAGATCACCCAGCTATGCCTGCCTCAGTTAAAGATGCTTACCTGGTTATTTCAAGAGGGTTATTGGAGGGCTTCCGAGAATTAGGTATACAGGCAGATTTCGCCGTACCTGAAGGAAAGCTGGACGTAACAAACTCCGCGGTCTGCTTTGAAGAACCTTCCTGGTATGAGCTGATTGTAGATGGAAAGAAAGCTGCTGGCAGCGCCCAAACGAGGAAAAAAGGCATCATCCTTCAACATGGATCCATTCCGATCGATGTAGACGATGTGAAACTATTTGATATGTTTATTTATAAGAATGAACGCGTCAAAGAGAGAGCACGCCGAGCGTTTGGCGACAAGGCTGTGGCAATAAACCAGATCGTTGAACAGAATGTAAGCTTTGAAGATACAAAAGCCGCTTTTAAAAAGGGATTTGAAAAAGGACTTGAAGTCAACTTAGAACCTCTGGAACTCTCTGAAGCACAATGGAACGAAGTCGAACAAATCGCTCGTGAACGGTACGGAACGGACG